The proteins below come from a single Halomonas binhaiensis genomic window:
- a CDS encoding DUF350 domain-containing protein, with protein sequence MSHLSASLAGLLGFVVYFAISLVMLVVFKYVYTWITPHDEWKLVKDDKNTAAAIGLVGAVIGFALALASAATNSVSLMDFVIWGIVALIAQTLAFAIVRFLLMPRIVQRINDGEVAAGIVLGGTSVAVGLLNAACMTY encoded by the coding sequence ATGTCGCATCTTTCTGCCTCGCTCGCTGGGTTGTTGGGATTTGTCGTCTATTTTGCTATCTCGCTCGTCATGCTGGTGGTGTTCAAGTATGTCTATACGTGGATCACTCCCCACGATGAGTGGAAGTTGGTCAAGGATGACAAGAACACGGCAGCGGCCATTGGTCTGGTCGGGGCTGTCATCGGTTTTGCCCTGGCGCTGGCGAGTGCCGCGACGAATTCGGTGTCGTTGATGGACTTCGTCATCTGGGGCATCGTCGCGTTGATAGCGCAGACCTTGGCCTTTGCTATCGTGCGCTTCCTGCTGATGCCGCGTATCGTTCAGCGCATCAACGATGGTGAGGTGGCCGCCGGTATCGTCCTCGGCGGGACGTCGGTGGCAGTCGGTCTGCTCAACGCTGCCTGCATGACGTACTGA
- the lptE gene encoding LPS assembly lipoprotein LptE encodes MQRRQFLGLTLSAAGALVLSGCGFHLRGLEEGGILTLEQLAVAGNEGPFADMLVQRLEDYGVQVRDDAPLRLNLSAENASYRQLSTLDSGTQDGQLVLNVPYSIQRTSDNAYLQDRQSVEVVEDYSLASDNLLSQDDVREDALENARREAVRQMIERLRSLQGS; translated from the coding sequence ATGCAACGCCGTCAATTTCTCGGCCTGACGCTTTCCGCCGCTGGCGCCCTGGTACTGTCCGGCTGTGGCTTCCACCTCCGCGGTCTGGAGGAAGGGGGCATACTGACGCTGGAACAACTGGCAGTGGCCGGCAACGAAGGCCCCTTCGCCGATATGCTGGTGCAGCGCCTTGAAGACTACGGGGTTCAGGTTCGCGACGATGCGCCCTTGCGCCTCAATCTCAGCGCGGAGAACGCCTCCTACCGCCAGCTCAGCACCCTGGATTCCGGCACCCAGGACGGCCAACTGGTACTCAATGTGCCGTATTCCATCCAACGCACTTCCGACAATGCCTATCTGCAGGATCGGCAAAGTGTCGAGGTCGTGGAAGACTACTCCCTGGCCAGCGACAACCTGCTGTCTCAGGATGATGTCCGTGAAGATGCCCTAGAAAATGCCCGCCGCGAGGCCGTTCGCCAGATGATCGAGCGCCTGCGCTCGCTACAGGGTTCGTAG
- a CDS encoding zinc ribbon-containing protein, protein MSERPKGGSDHRLRDGYERMLSRLREGADELTWDNLQRDLDEAVEFEAELEEYTKDELALMRAWLERDLKDMRRYLAAGGEGVASWLGIDLTILSRKIVDSLLSIADRSVVEREQLEDDLEASRADYAAGEMAVPGRMMCVHCDAVVELNDVTRIEPCHQCGHRYFVRAGDVASRP, encoded by the coding sequence ATGAGCGAGCGACCCAAAGGCGGTTCCGATCATCGTCTGCGTGATGGTTACGAACGCATGCTGTCTCGGCTTCGGGAAGGGGCGGATGAGCTGACCTGGGACAATCTGCAGCGCGACCTGGATGAGGCAGTCGAGTTCGAAGCAGAGCTGGAGGAGTACACCAAGGATGAACTGGCGCTGATGCGCGCCTGGCTGGAGCGGGACCTCAAGGACATGCGCCGCTATCTGGCTGCTGGAGGCGAGGGAGTGGCCAGTTGGCTGGGTATCGACCTGACGATCCTTTCACGCAAGATCGTGGACTCGCTTCTGTCCATTGCCGATCGTAGTGTGGTTGAGCGTGAACAACTGGAGGATGACCTCGAGGCCTCCCGGGCGGACTATGCCGCTGGTGAAATGGCGGTGCCCGGGCGGATGATGTGTGTTCACTGCGACGCCGTGGTGGAACTGAATGACGTCACGCGCATCGAGCCGTGCCATCAATGTGGGCATCGCTACTTCGTGCGGGCCGGTGACGTGGCCTCGCGTCCTTGA
- a CDS encoding DUF1190 domain-containing protein has translation MKRTASINLARMRKAPVPKRLAMAVAMATAAIATAGCSNNEREAKVYLNAEDCTQVNPGMEEECQAAYQSALQEAASSGPKYDQRIDCESDFGPNQCVAYQPEGATHSWFMPAMAGFLLAKALDRNRYQSTALYTSGYYGSPIYGKWSTVDGYSFRRGGRTFTVDDSAFKPKPAVTRTISRGGFGSKVSAKSSFGGSRSRSGWGG, from the coding sequence ATGAAAAGGACGGCATCGATCAATCTGGCGCGGATGCGCAAGGCACCGGTACCCAAGCGACTGGCGATGGCAGTTGCCATGGCCACCGCAGCCATTGCCACCGCTGGTTGCAGCAACAACGAGCGTGAAGCCAAGGTCTACTTGAATGCGGAGGATTGCACCCAGGTGAACCCGGGCATGGAAGAGGAGTGCCAGGCGGCTTATCAGAGCGCTCTGCAGGAAGCGGCCTCCAGCGGGCCGAAGTATGACCAGCGTATCGATTGCGAGAGCGATTTCGGCCCGAACCAGTGCGTTGCCTACCAGCCCGAAGGGGCTACGCATTCCTGGTTCATGCCGGCCATGGCAGGCTTCCTGCTGGCCAAGGCGTTGGATCGCAACCGCTACCAATCCACTGCGCTGTATACCTCCGGGTATTATGGATCGCCGATCTACGGCAAGTGGTCGACTGTGGATGGCTATAGCTTCAGGCGAGGAGGGCGAACCTTCACCGTCGATGACAGCGCCTTCAAGCCCAAGCCGGCTGTCACTCGGACAATCTCGCGCGGTGGCTTTGGCTCGAAGGTGTCGGCCAAGTCCAGCTTCGGCGGAAGCCGCTCCCGCAGTGGCTGGGGTGGCTGA
- a CDS encoding LysR family transcriptional regulator: MDTQSLQAFLAVADSGSFSRAAEQLHLTQPAVSKRIAGLEGQIRARLFDRIGRKVTLTEAGHMLLPRARAILVMVDDSRRALGNLSGDVGGELILATSHHIGLHRLPPILSAYVQDFPDVRLDLRFLDSEQAYQGVLDGDIEMAIVTLAAHPDPQLRVVPLWIDQLWFVACSNHPLSQQQELSLALLCQHDAVLPGPLTFTRQLINEHLASHGLHLKVGQSTNYLETLKMMVNAGLGWSLLPERMVEEDVARHDLVRLPVNIAPIRRPLGYLVHRERTLSNAARSMLERLDAARDGEAIDWDLPTLTT, encoded by the coding sequence ATGGATACCCAAAGCCTGCAGGCCTTTCTTGCCGTAGCTGACAGCGGTAGTTTCTCGCGTGCAGCCGAGCAGCTGCACCTGACCCAACCCGCGGTAAGCAAGCGTATCGCCGGCCTGGAAGGTCAGATCCGGGCACGTCTTTTCGACCGTATCGGACGCAAGGTAACCTTGACCGAAGCCGGTCATATGCTGCTGCCTCGCGCTCGGGCTATCCTGGTCATGGTGGATGACAGCCGCCGGGCTCTGGGAAACTTGAGTGGTGATGTCGGGGGAGAACTGATCCTGGCCACCAGCCACCATATTGGCCTACACCGACTACCTCCCATCCTGTCGGCCTACGTTCAGGATTTTCCCGATGTACGCCTGGACCTGCGCTTTCTTGACTCTGAGCAAGCCTATCAGGGGGTGCTCGATGGCGACATCGAGATGGCCATCGTCACCTTGGCTGCACATCCCGATCCTCAACTTCGTGTAGTACCCTTGTGGATCGACCAACTGTGGTTCGTCGCCTGCAGCAATCATCCTCTGAGCCAACAGCAAGAGTTGTCACTCGCGCTATTATGTCAACATGATGCTGTGCTGCCTGGGCCTTTGACCTTTACGCGCCAGCTGATCAACGAACACTTGGCCTCCCACGGCCTGCATCTCAAGGTCGGCCAGTCGACGAATTATCTGGAAACGCTCAAGATGATGGTCAATGCAGGCCTCGGCTGGAGCCTGCTGCCGGAACGCATGGTGGAAGAAGATGTGGCCCGCCATGACCTGGTTCGCCTGCCGGTGAACATTGCCCCCATTCGGCGTCCATTGGGCTATCTCGTGCATCGCGAGCGAACGCTTTCCAATGCCGCCCGCTCCATGCTGGAGCGTCTTGACGCTGCGCGTGACGGCGAGGCGATCGATTGGGACCTGCCCACACTTACAACATGA
- the holA gene encoding DNA polymerase III subunit delta produces the protein MKVFADKLPDALAKSLPPVIIVAGDEPLQHMEACDLVRARARDNGVEERDILHVEANFAWGRLTESAASLSLFASRKLIELRLGGAKPGQEGGKALKEYAEQAEGSDNILLISCAKLDAREQKSAWFKALDKIGLFVPVWPVDASRLHFWLRDRAERHGLSMNLDAARLLGERTEGNLLAADQELQKLALILPPGTQVAPQHVAGGVENSARYDVFNLIDACLKAERERVLRILVGLEAEGTEPPIVLWALTREIRTLLSLHQHLDQGQSFEHACKAQKPPIFDKRRPAYQEAIRRLPLRRLHKLLMFAQRLDLSVKGSNDLPLREGLQDLALTLAGGRGLLAEMASSYR, from the coding sequence ATGAAGGTTTTTGCCGACAAGCTCCCCGATGCGCTGGCCAAGTCCCTGCCCCCGGTGATCATCGTCGCCGGTGACGAGCCGCTGCAGCATATGGAAGCCTGTGACCTGGTGCGTGCCCGAGCCAGGGACAATGGCGTCGAGGAACGCGATATCCTGCATGTGGAAGCGAACTTTGCCTGGGGGCGCCTGACCGAGTCCGCCGCCAGCCTGTCGCTGTTTGCCTCGCGCAAGTTGATCGAACTGCGCCTGGGCGGCGCCAAGCCCGGTCAGGAAGGTGGCAAGGCACTCAAGGAGTACGCTGAACAGGCGGAAGGCAGCGACAACATTCTGCTAATCAGTTGCGCCAAGCTCGATGCCCGCGAACAGAAAAGTGCCTGGTTCAAGGCGCTGGACAAGATCGGCCTGTTCGTACCGGTATGGCCCGTGGATGCCTCCCGCCTGCATTTCTGGCTACGCGACCGGGCAGAGCGCCACGGGCTGTCGATGAACCTGGATGCCGCTCGCCTGCTTGGCGAACGTACTGAAGGCAACCTGCTGGCGGCTGACCAGGAACTGCAGAAGCTGGCTCTGATACTGCCACCAGGGACCCAGGTTGCCCCACAGCATGTCGCCGGCGGTGTAGAAAACAGTGCCCGTTACGATGTGTTCAACCTGATCGATGCCTGCCTCAAGGCCGAACGCGAAAGGGTATTGCGCATCCTTGTCGGCCTGGAGGCCGAAGGGACAGAGCCGCCTATCGTGCTGTGGGCGCTGACCCGGGAAATCCGCACCCTGCTGTCACTGCATCAGCATCTCGACCAGGGACAAAGCTTCGAACATGCCTGCAAGGCTCAGAAGCCCCCCATCTTCGACAAGCGCCGCCCCGCCTATCAGGAGGCTATTCGCCGCCTGCCTTTGCGCCGGCTGCACAAGCTGCTGATGTTTGCCCAGCGCCTCGATCTTTCGGTCAAGGGCAGCAATGACCTGCCCCTGCGCGAAGGACTTCAGGATCTCGCGCTCACCCTCGCCGGTGGACGCGGCCTGCTGGCCGAGATGGCCTCATCGTATCGATGA
- a CDS encoding potassium channel family protein, translated as MTMIEKVRSLLVRHFYEMKWHTILLSLLIYLVVSWILLWLCGEWEIVGNFDFFYWIVVTASTVGYGDLSPASLSGRLVTSLFVIPVGLGIFGLTIGRVAAYVSHQWRKGMKGLKALDYHDHVLVIGWHSDRTIRLLKLLLREIDTHTDAKHLALCVREYIENPMPGRIGFVKVSNYTDEQEMERACVGTASCVVIDCADDDVTAAAALYVCNRNPDAHVITYFNNQQMGSLLQKHFPNIEPMPSVATEMLAKSAMDPGSSALFHELLNVDRGMTQYSAEYQGHAGIELGLLFHSFKERYEATIIGVCDGRGESIAINPPLSTVVMPGMLIFYIADERIKHIEWEKMNVQPVIR; from the coding sequence ATGACCATGATCGAAAAGGTTCGTTCGCTGCTTGTCCGGCACTTTTATGAGATGAAGTGGCACACGATCCTGCTCTCCCTGCTGATCTATCTGGTGGTGAGCTGGATCCTGCTGTGGCTGTGTGGTGAGTGGGAGATCGTCGGTAACTTCGATTTCTTCTACTGGATCGTGGTGACGGCTTCCACCGTCGGATATGGCGACCTGTCGCCGGCAAGCCTGTCAGGGCGCCTGGTGACTTCGCTGTTCGTGATTCCTGTTGGTCTTGGCATCTTTGGCTTGACTATCGGACGCGTGGCTGCGTATGTGTCCCACCAATGGCGAAAGGGGATGAAGGGATTGAAGGCTCTGGACTATCACGATCATGTGCTGGTGATCGGCTGGCATTCAGACCGTACCATTCGGCTTTTGAAGCTGCTGTTGCGGGAGATTGACACCCACACTGATGCCAAGCACTTGGCCCTGTGCGTGCGTGAGTACATCGAGAACCCGATGCCGGGGCGAATCGGGTTCGTCAAGGTGTCGAACTATACCGATGAGCAGGAAATGGAACGGGCGTGCGTCGGCACGGCTTCCTGCGTGGTGATCGACTGTGCCGACGATGATGTCACGGCAGCGGCGGCCTTGTATGTGTGCAACCGCAATCCTGATGCGCACGTCATCACCTACTTCAATAACCAGCAAATGGGCAGCCTGCTTCAGAAGCACTTCCCGAATATCGAGCCGATGCCATCGGTGGCGACGGAAATGCTGGCCAAGTCGGCGATGGACCCGGGTTCCAGTGCGCTCTTCCATGAGCTGCTGAATGTGGACCGGGGCATGACCCAGTATTCGGCCGAGTACCAGGGCCATGCCGGCATCGAGCTTGGTCTCCTGTTCCACAGCTTCAAGGAACGTTATGAAGCCACCATCATTGGTGTGTGCGATGGCCGGGGAGAGAGCATTGCGATCAACCCACCGCTGAGCACCGTGGTCATGCCGGGCATGCTGATCTTCTATATTGCCGATGAGCGCATCAAGCACATCGAATGGGAGAAGATGAATGTTCAACCGGTTATTCGGTAA
- a CDS encoding neutral zinc metallopeptidase: protein MRWQGRRRSQNVEDRRGERLAAGTGGGAIMLVLRFLPMLLRSKGGRIILGLGVVAYFGARLMGIDLLSLGQQDTASVDPNSLTQGQQEQVEFVSVVLGDTEEAWNNIFAEQGQTYEEPTLVLFTGAVRSACGTANSAVGPFYCPGDRKLYLDLSFFEEMKRGLGAPGDFAQAYVIAHEVGHHVQTLLGISQQVREAGAGRSQADVNALSVRQELQADCFAGIWGHSANLDRQMLDSGDLEEALNAASAIGDDRLQQQAGKAVVPDSFTHGSSAQRVEWFKRGFESGSLEACNTFGSDL, encoded by the coding sequence ATGCGTTGGCAAGGAAGGCGGCGTAGCCAGAATGTAGAAGACCGCCGTGGGGAAAGACTGGCAGCGGGAACGGGTGGTGGGGCGATAATGCTAGTGTTGCGTTTCCTGCCGATGCTGCTGCGAAGCAAGGGTGGAAGAATCATTCTGGGGCTGGGTGTGGTGGCCTACTTCGGTGCCAGGTTGATGGGAATTGATCTGCTGTCATTGGGGCAGCAGGACACCGCCAGTGTCGACCCCAACTCTCTGACCCAGGGGCAACAGGAACAGGTCGAGTTCGTTTCGGTGGTGCTGGGGGATACAGAAGAAGCCTGGAACAACATCTTTGCGGAACAAGGCCAGACCTATGAAGAGCCGACATTGGTGCTGTTCACGGGGGCCGTACGCTCGGCCTGTGGCACGGCCAATTCCGCGGTAGGTCCCTTCTATTGCCCGGGTGATCGCAAGCTCTATCTGGACTTGTCGTTCTTCGAAGAGATGAAGCGGGGCCTTGGTGCTCCGGGCGACTTTGCCCAGGCATATGTGATTGCCCATGAAGTGGGCCATCATGTGCAGACGCTGCTGGGTATCAGCCAGCAGGTTCGGGAAGCGGGAGCCGGGCGTTCACAGGCTGATGTCAATGCGCTGTCAGTGCGCCAGGAACTGCAGGCAGATTGCTTCGCCGGCATCTGGGGGCATTCCGCCAATCTCGACAGGCAGATGCTCGACAGCGGCGATCTGGAAGAAGCCCTGAATGCAGCCAGTGCGATTGGTGATGACCGCCTGCAACAGCAGGCTGGCAAGGCTGTGGTGCCGGACAGCTTTACTCATGGCAGTTCGGCCCAGCGAGTGGAATGGTTCAAGCGCGGCTTCGAGAGCGGCAGCCTGGAAGCTTGTAACACCTTTGGCAGTGATCTATGA
- a CDS encoding glutathionylspermidine synthase family protein, whose translation MIRCNSRERPGWKRRAEEFGFRFHSMYGQVYWDESVHYQFTLEQIERDLEEPTAELHQMCLSVVEDVVNDERLLRQFRIPEEHWSLIAGSWRDGDKSLYSRLDLAYDGRGPAKLFENNADTPTSLYETGFWQWLWLEDMVNAGEILRSADQFNSVQEKLVNRFVELQRGRPGETLHLACCKDSEEDRGTVQYLEDCANEAGIPTRFVYIEDIGHGEGDVFTDLDDQVITWMFKLYPWEFMLREEYGSLLSASPTQWLEPPWKAVLSNKALLPLLWQKFPGHPNLLPAYFEESLASSRLNRYVKKPIFAREGANVSIHIDGEQRYSSPGPYGEEGFIYQEYCPLPKFGDNYALIGSWLIDDLPAGISVREDKDIVTQDLSRYIPHVILG comes from the coding sequence GTGATCCGCTGCAACAGCCGTGAAAGGCCAGGCTGGAAGCGCAGAGCCGAAGAGTTCGGCTTTCGCTTCCACAGCATGTATGGCCAGGTCTACTGGGACGAGAGCGTCCACTATCAGTTCACCCTGGAACAGATCGAGCGAGACCTGGAAGAACCGACTGCAGAGCTGCACCAGATGTGCCTCTCGGTGGTGGAAGATGTCGTCAACGATGAGCGCTTGTTACGGCAGTTTCGTATTCCCGAAGAGCATTGGTCGCTGATTGCCGGGTCCTGGCGTGATGGCGACAAGAGTCTCTATTCGCGCCTTGACCTGGCCTATGATGGTCGTGGCCCGGCCAAGTTGTTCGAGAACAATGCCGATACCCCGACCAGCCTCTACGAGACGGGGTTCTGGCAATGGCTATGGCTGGAAGACATGGTCAATGCGGGAGAGATTCTGCGTAGCGCCGATCAGTTCAACTCCGTCCAGGAAAAGCTGGTCAATCGCTTTGTCGAATTGCAGCGGGGACGTCCGGGGGAAACGCTGCACCTGGCGTGCTGCAAGGACAGTGAGGAAGATCGCGGCACCGTTCAATATCTGGAAGATTGTGCCAACGAGGCCGGTATTCCGACCCGGTTCGTGTATATCGAAGATATTGGCCATGGTGAAGGAGATGTCTTCACTGATCTGGACGACCAGGTGATCACCTGGATGTTCAAGCTCTATCCCTGGGAGTTCATGCTGCGTGAGGAGTACGGCAGCCTGCTCTCGGCGTCCCCGACACAATGGCTGGAGCCACCATGGAAAGCGGTGCTGTCCAACAAGGCGCTGTTGCCTCTGCTGTGGCAGAAGTTTCCTGGGCATCCCAACTTGCTGCCGGCCTACTTTGAAGAGAGTCTCGCCTCCAGCCGGCTGAACCGTTATGTGAAAAAGCCGATCTTTGCCCGGGAAGGTGCCAACGTCAGTATCCATATCGATGGTGAGCAGCGTTACTCATCTCCCGGACCTTACGGTGAAGAAGGCTTCATCTATCAGGAGTATTGTCCGTTGCCCAAGTTTGGTGACAACTACGCACTGATCGGTTCCTGGCTGATTGATGACCTTCCGGCGGGTATTTCGGTGCGCGAAGACAAGGATATCGTGACGCAGGATCTGTCACGCTATATTCCGCATGTCATCCTGGGCTGA
- the leuS gene encoding leucine--tRNA ligase, whose protein sequence is MDAQYKPHDIERDAQEFWNKNQCFKAIEDASREKFYCLSMFPYPSGKLHMGHVRNYTIGDVVSRFQRMQGKNVLQPMGWDAFGMPAENAAIKNQVPPAKWTYENIDYMRSQLKALGFAYDWNREFATCDSDYYRWEQWFFTKLVEKGLVYKKMSTVNWDPVDQTVLANEQVIDGCGWRSGAPVERKEIPLWFLKITDYADELLADLDKVDWPEQVKTMQRNWIGKSKGVELAFDVEGDEPLRVYTTRPDTLMGVTYVAVAAGHPLARKAAEGNAELTDFIEECAQGGTSEAELATMEKRGMPTGFKAVHPLSGKRVPVYVANFVLMEYGTGAVMAVPAHDQRDWEFATKYDLPITAVIADENGNAPDLSEAAYVEHGKLINSGEFDGLDFQQAFDAIAAHLEQEGHGEVKTNYRLRDWGVARQRYWGAPIPVKYGPEGQTVPLSDDELPVALPLEVTVDASGSPLKKMPEFSELGDGWIRETDTFDTFMESSWYYARFCCADNQDAMLDERANYWLPVDLYIGGIEHAILHLLYARFFHKLMRDFGLVESDEPFKRLLTQGMVIAETFYRTAANGGKEWFNPADVEVKRDDKGRPVSATLISDGQPVEMGGIEKMSKSKNNGVDPQSMIDRFGADTVRLFMMFAAPPEQSLEWSDSGVEGANRFLRRLWRLAAEHIEAGTPGSLDVNALDDAQRELRRKTHETIHKAGDDIGRRTTFNTAIAAVMELTNAISKFTDTSPQGLAVVREAVEACVLLLAPITPHACHALWQELGHDEAVIDANWPQLDESALARDSVELVVQVNGKLRARIEVAADAAKDAIEAQAMDSENVQRHIEGKTVRKVIVVPGKLVNIVAN, encoded by the coding sequence ATGGACGCCCAGTACAAGCCCCACGACATCGAACGCGACGCCCAGGAATTCTGGAACAAGAACCAGTGCTTCAAAGCCATTGAGGACGCCAGTCGCGAAAAGTTCTATTGCTTGTCGATGTTCCCCTATCCCAGCGGCAAGCTACACATGGGGCATGTACGCAACTACACCATCGGCGACGTGGTATCGCGCTTTCAGCGCATGCAGGGCAAGAACGTGCTGCAACCCATGGGCTGGGATGCCTTTGGCATGCCGGCGGAAAACGCGGCCATCAAGAATCAGGTCCCACCAGCCAAGTGGACCTACGAAAACATCGACTACATGCGTTCGCAGTTGAAGGCTCTCGGCTTCGCCTACGACTGGAACCGCGAATTCGCCACCTGCGACAGCGACTACTACCGCTGGGAGCAGTGGTTCTTCACCAAGCTGGTGGAGAAAGGTCTGGTCTACAAGAAGATGTCCACCGTGAACTGGGACCCGGTCGATCAGACCGTTCTGGCCAACGAACAGGTCATCGACGGCTGTGGCTGGCGTTCCGGCGCGCCCGTGGAGCGCAAGGAAATCCCGCTGTGGTTCCTCAAGATCACCGATTATGCCGATGAACTGCTCGCCGACCTGGACAAGGTCGACTGGCCCGAGCAGGTCAAGACCATGCAGCGCAACTGGATCGGCAAGTCCAAGGGCGTCGAGCTGGCCTTCGATGTAGAAGGCGACGAGCCACTGCGTGTGTATACCACTCGCCCGGACACGCTGATGGGCGTGACCTACGTAGCCGTGGCTGCCGGCCACCCGCTGGCGAGGAAAGCCGCCGAAGGCAACGCTGAACTGACCGACTTCATTGAAGAGTGCGCCCAGGGCGGCACCTCCGAGGCCGAGCTGGCCACCATGGAAAAACGCGGCATGCCGACCGGCTTCAAAGCCGTGCACCCGCTCAGCGGCAAGCGCGTACCGGTGTATGTCGCCAACTTCGTGCTGATGGAGTACGGTACTGGCGCCGTGATGGCAGTGCCTGCCCACGACCAGCGTGACTGGGAATTTGCCACCAAGTACGACCTGCCCATCACTGCGGTGATCGCCGACGAAAACGGCAATGCTCCGGACCTTTCCGAAGCGGCCTACGTCGAGCATGGCAAGCTGATCAACTCCGGCGAGTTCGATGGCCTCGACTTCCAGCAAGCCTTCGACGCCATTGCGGCGCACCTGGAGCAGGAAGGTCACGGTGAGGTCAAGACCAACTACCGTCTGCGCGACTGGGGTGTCGCCCGCCAGCGTTACTGGGGCGCTCCGATTCCGGTCAAGTATGGCCCCGAGGGCCAGACTGTCCCGCTCAGCGATGACGAGCTGCCGGTCGCCCTGCCCCTGGAAGTCACCGTGGATGCTTCCGGCTCACCGCTGAAGAAGATGCCGGAATTCTCCGAGCTGGGTGACGGCTGGATTCGCGAGACCGATACGTTCGACACCTTCATGGAATCCTCTTGGTATTACGCCCGCTTCTGCTGCGCGGACAACCAGGATGCCATGCTTGATGAGCGCGCCAACTACTGGCTGCCGGTGGACCTGTACATCGGTGGCATCGAGCACGCCATTCTGCACCTGCTGTATGCACGCTTCTTCCACAAGCTGATGCGTGACTTCGGCCTGGTCGAATCAGACGAACCGTTCAAGCGCCTGCTGACCCAGGGCATGGTGATCGCCGAGACCTTCTATCGCACCGCCGCCAACGGTGGCAAGGAATGGTTCAATCCTGCCGATGTCGAGGTCAAGCGCGATGACAAGGGACGCCCGGTCAGCGCCACGCTGATCAGCGACGGCCAGCCGGTGGAAATGGGCGGCATCGAGAAGATGTCCAAGTCCAAGAACAACGGCGTCGATCCCCAGTCCATGATCGACCGCTTCGGCGCCGACACCGTGCGCCTGTTCATGATGTTCGCCGCACCGCCCGAGCAGTCTCTCGAATGGTCCGATTCCGGTGTCGAAGGCGCCAACCGCTTCCTGCGCCGCCTGTGGCGCCTGGCGGCAGAGCACATCGAAGCCGGCACCCCGGGCAGCCTGGATGTCAATGCTCTCGACGATGCTCAGCGCGAACTGCGTCGCAAGACCCACGAGACCATTCACAAGGCAGGTGATGACATTGGTCGTCGCACCACCTTCAACACCGCCATCGCCGCGGTGATGGAGCTGACCAACGCCATTTCCAAGTTCACCGATACCAGCCCGCAAGGCCTGGCGGTTGTTCGCGAAGCTGTGGAAGCCTGTGTCTTGCTGCTGGCTCCGATCACTCCGCATGCCTGCCATGCGTTGTGGCAGGAACTTGGTCATGATGAAGCTGTAATCGACGCCAACTGGCCGCAGTTGGATGAGTCCGCTCTGGCCCGCGACAGCGTCGAGCTGGTGGTGCAGGTCAACGGCAAGCTGCGTGCACGCATCGAGGTCGCTGCCGATGCGGCCAAGGATGCCATCGAGGCTCAGGCCATGGACAGCGAGAACGTGCAACGTCATATCGAAGGCAAGACCGTACGCAAGGTGATCGTGGTACCGGGTAAACTGGTCAATATCGTGGCCAACTGA
- a CDS encoding YjfK family protein, which translates to MFNRLFGKTVFGKPLFGKAQAPSRVLAPEILGLHLGGSFSLDELKLRLLAPELVSENMSSVHIIQAVGEVRLDESSKVLRFYTDDDGFLQVVLDGGDSDEHVTDVKLYYFYETQGIGSDADWEKVLKETISQPQAVLEAHQYTQVWQGVGESSPPVAMTETTHHADGSVSSTDQFAMLYERKLYEGKLDERTLGERSLGERKQDETAPSGSEVGGEKFEYLMKIGEEKMNNGQLDRCLVVSTGFDIEPSDISFN; encoded by the coding sequence ATGTTCAACCGGTTATTCGGTAAAACCGTATTTGGTAAGCCTTTATTTGGCAAGGCACAGGCGCCATCCCGGGTGCTGGCACCGGAAATTCTGGGCCTCCACCTGGGAGGCTCCTTCTCCCTTGACGAGCTCAAGTTACGTCTGCTTGCGCCGGAGCTGGTCAGCGAGAACATGTCCAGTGTGCATATCATTCAGGCGGTGGGTGAAGTCCGCCTGGATGAAAGCAGCAAGGTGCTGCGTTTTTACACTGATGATGACGGTTTTCTTCAGGTTGTGCTGGATGGCGGCGATAGCGATGAGCATGTCACTGACGTCAAGCTTTACTACTTCTACGAGACCCAGGGCATCGGCTCCGATGCCGACTGGGAGAAGGTATTGAAGGAAACGATCAGCCAGCCACAGGCGGTGCTGGAAGCTCATCAATACACGCAGGTTTGGCAGGGCGTCGGAGAATCATCGCCTCCTGTTGCCATGACAGAAACAACACATCATGCGGATGGCTCGGTCAGTTCCACTGACCAGTTTGCGATGTTGTATGAAAGAAAGTTGTATGAAGGAAAGCTGGATGAAAGAACGTTGGGTGAAAGATCGTTGGGTGAAAGAAAGCAGGATGAGACAGCGCCAAGCGGCAGTGAAGTGGGTGGAGAAAAGTTTGAGTACCTGATGAAAATCGGGGAAGAGAAAATGAACAATGGGCAGCTTGATCGTTGTCTGGTTGTCAGTACCGGGTTTGATATTGAACCTTCGGATATCAGCTTCAACTGA